CTGTTGTAAGATCGCAGCAAAATATATGATGCAGATCTTGATTGTGTAGTTTTGCTTTTGCACTTTTTAATCTGTCTATATCCCGACCGTTCAATATTACTGAATAACCTTTTTTTGACAAATCCAAAGCTATTTCAAAACCAAATCCACTACTTGAAGCAGTTATAAAAACAACTTTTTGCATCATTAATCTTTTGGACTTGTACATAACATAATGTAGTACCAAGCTAATTTTTGAAATCCGGTATGTACCATCTCATCATTCATGGAAAAAGGAAAAATTCTATCAAAATTAATAGATAGCTCTCTCTCTAAATCATCTCTGTCTGGACAGTTAATATGTGATGCCTGACTTAGTGGACTTTGAAATTCATAGGAATAGATACTTGGTACTCCGCAAGCAAAAAAACCGTTTGGTTTTAGCAGTTTAGAAATTTTTTCAATAAATTTTCTACCATCTTCGATACTTAAGTGCTCTAATACATCTAAACAAACAATTGAGTCATATTTCTTTTCTTCATCAAGCAAGAATAGATCTTTTACTTCAAATTTAACGTTGTCTCTTCTACTGAGTTCTTGTGCTTCTGCAATCTCTTGCTTTTGAACATCAATACCATAAACACTTTTGCAGTTTTGTGATAAATATATTGAGCCTAGACCTGAACCACAACCAACTTCAAGCACTTCGTCTGTTGGCTTTAACATCTTTGCAACAAATTTATATCTGCTTAATCTAATGAGTATGTTTGACATACTTTTATCAATAAACTGTGCATACATTGGAGGCAGGTTTACTCCATCGGGATAATTTTTATACACTTCATTGATTAAATCACTATACTCATCAACACTTTTATGGTATTTCCCAACATTCAAATCTTTTGCCATTATACAAATCCTAGGTGTTCTACATTTAAGTAGTCTAATATCATTTTGTTTTTATTATCTGCTACACAATGGTTGTTGCAGTGGACTTTTGGATTTATTTTAAAAAAATTATTTTTATCACTAAACCAAAACTCTTTAAAACTACTATCTTTTATACTTCCCATAAGCCCATTATCCAAGTTATAAGCTTTATCTTGACAAGGGTAAATATTCAAATCTGCTCCTATGACTGGCAGTATTTGTGAATAAGGGCACCATTCATAATCTTTTGCAGATGCTTCCTCTTGCCAGTGGTATAGTTCATTTACCTCAAAGTTATTATCTTCAAGTTCCTGTTTTACTTTTATAGACATTGCTTTTGCCTGATCATAAAACGGTTTATGGTACTCATTGTTTTTAGTACCGTCGTTGTCAACTATACATGGGGATATTTTAATGCTGTCTACACCTATATCTTTCATCAACTGTGAAAACTCATATATCTTTGAGTAATTTTTATTATCGACTATAAAACTGACACCGAGATTACAGGTTCTATTTGGAAGACTTGCAAACTTTTTCATATTATCTACAATCTTGCTGAATTCACCTATTTTTACACCTCTGTATTCAGCGTAACTCTCATCATCATAACCATCTATAGAAACTCTTACCCATGTTGCATTATATGCAAACAGTTCGGCTATTTCATCTTTTAGTCTGCTTCCATTTGTTAAAGATGCAAATGATATGTTTGATTCTATAACTTTTTTGATTGTATCAGTGAAGTATCTGTATGTAAAAGGTTCCCCTCCACCGCTAAAAGTTATGGCTTTGATACCCATCTCTTTACAATCATCAATTATCTGCATCATTTTATCATGTGGAATATAATCTCTCTCAACCATATCTTGTCCAAGTTGAAGATTATCAGCTTTATATGCACAGTACCAACAATCATGATTACATACATTTGTCGGTTTAATTCTAATATGGATAGGTGCCTTAATATCTGTTATATTTTTTGGTAGCGAGTCGAGCTTATTTTGGTAATGAAATATTTTTAAATTGGAATATTTATTTGCCATAACATTTCCTTTTATTCAAAATAGATAAATTCATAATCACCATCATATCCCCATTCGTTATACATCCAAACCCATTCATCCGGTCTGAAAAAACTTTCACAAGTTAAAGCCCAACATTCAAGATTAAACAATTCAGCCTCATTTCTATAAGCTTCGACCATAATATATTTATTTTTAGCGACTCTTTGACATTCTTGAACAGCTTTTTTTAGATCGTATATTTTTAGATTATGTAAAGTTGTCAAAGATATTAGCAAATCAAACTCATTGTCTTTAAACGGGTAACTATCTTCTGCTTTGTGTAGTGTCAAAGAATCTTTTATTTCCTCTTTTGCATTCTCTAAAGCATACTCACTGCTGTCTATACCGACAACTGTACTATTTGGAAGTAGCTGTTTTAGTTCGTACAATAAAAATGCTTTTCCACATCCAACATCAAGTATTTTACAGCCATCTTTTAGATCATACTCTCTAATTAGATCTTCTGCAACAACTTTCCATCTTCCATCATATTTATAACCGCCATAGCCGTACTTTCTATCACCATCCCAATAGTCATATCCATACTCTTTTGATTTAACCATGGCATTTATTTTATCATCAACCATTCTTGATACATAATCCCTTGATGTTCTTGTATGAAGCTTTGTTACGATATCTAAAAGTTTACCCATTGATAATATCCTTTATTTTCTCTCCAATAGTATGGCCGTCAATTCCATAGTGTTCTCTCAAATAATCTCTATTACCTATTTTATGAATATACTCATTTTTAATACCAAACTTGTATATTTTATTATCTACTTTATCTCTTAGCATTGATCCAAATCCACCGTTTATAAAGTGTTCTTCAAGTACAAATATTTTGTCGAAATCTTCTAAGAATGATGACCAATCAAACTCACTTGTTAACATAGGCATTGTTACTATGTTTAGATCAACAAAGTCTAAAATTTTGCTAACTTCATCTACAATAGAACCATGCACTATGAGAATGTGTTTAGAGTTTGTTTTATTGATAAATATAGGTTTTGTAATATCAATATCATCTTTATGTATAATCTCTTCACCGTTTTTGGCTATTCTTATATAACTTGGTTTTTGGCTTTTATATGCATACTTGAAACACTCTATGGCTTCGACTGGATCTGCTGGTGAGAATATGTCAAGGTTTGGCATTGTTGAAGCAAGTGCAATATCTTCAACTACATAATGTGTTACACCGGCTGGTGCATAAGTTATACCGCTTCCTGTTCCAATTAATATCATAGGCAGTTCTTGGTAGCATATGTCGTTTCGTACAAACTCATAAGGTCTCATTATGACAAAAGGAGCGATATTATAATAAATAACTTTGTGACCCATTAAAGACAGTCCGGCTCCAAATCCAATATCAAGCTGCTCATTTACTCCTGGATTGATAAACTGTTTGCTATCTTTAAAATCATCCCATACACCAAGTCCGGCATCACCTGCTATAACAAAAAGTGTCTCATCTACTTTTGCGATTTTTTTGATTTCATTTGCGACACTATTTCTCATCTGAAGATCCCTCTAGCTCAAGTATAGCTTTTTGTTTAATTTCATCTGTAACTATATAGTAATGCCAGATAAGCTCATCTTCCATGAAGCTAACCCCTTTACCTTTTGTTGTGTCACATATTATCATCTTCGGCTTGTTTGTTTTAGTATTAACAGCATCTAAAATTGCTTTATAATCATGACCATCAATCCTAAATACTTCCCAGTTAAATGCTTCAAACTTTTTATCTATAGGTTCATATGAAAGTATCTCGTCAGCTCTTGCATATCCTTGAAGATTATTTCTGTCTATGAATACTGTCAAGTTATTAAGCTCAAGTTTTGGAGCTAGCATAGCTGCCTCCCAAACACTCCCTTCCTGACTTTCTCCATCACCCATCAGTACATAAACTTTTCTCTCGCTACCTTTTAATTTTAAGGCATGTGCCATACCTGATGCTATAGGAAGACCATGGCCGAGACTTCCGGCACTTATTTCTATATATGGATTTGTAAGTCTATCTGTATGGGCTGGTAATGTACCGCCATTTTGATAATAACCCTCTAAATCATCTTTACTTAGAAGACCTTTCTCATGTAAAGTAGCGTATAGAGTCATAGCAGAGTGTGCCTTGGATAGGATAAACAGATCTCTGTTTTCATAATCATCCAAGTTTAATATCTTAAAATATAAAGTGGTTAATATATCTGTACAGCTTAAAGCGGAACCGATATGTGGAGAACCTGATAGATTTGCGATATGTAAAATGTTTTTTCTAATATTTGTAGCTATCTGTTTCACTAAAATCCTTATATAAAATTAATATGTTCTATAGATGGATTTTTTAGCTCCCATAAATAGTTGTTAATTTGATGATGTCTACAATTTGGTTGGCAATTGTTTTTGTCTATGCAATCATTGATATAGTTTATACTATCGGCTTTTTTAGCAGATTCCCAAATTTCTTTAAAAGTGTTTTGAAAAATATTCCCCATTATAGTTTTTTTATCATATTGGTGGGAAAAACAACTGTAAACGTCACCGTTTTCATCTATAAATACAATGAATTCTAACCCGTAACATTTGTTATATGCCCTTTGAGATGTTAAGTTTTTGGTACTTCTAACCAAGAAGGTAAAATTTTCATCACTAAGATCTTTTGCTTTTTTTGATAAGTCCTCTATAAATTCGTCATCAATACTCTCAGTAACTTTAAATTCATTATGGGAATGATCGTAAAAGTGTTTCACGCTGAAGTAATCAACACCAAGAGATTTTAATCTTTTTCCATGTTCAAGTGCAAAGTCTTTATTTTCAGGAATAAGTACAAACTGTGTCCCTATAGTGATTTGACTATTTAATCTGGTTTTTGCTTCTTTTAACTTTTTTATATTTTCTATTACTTTTTTAAAGTCATCATTTTTTGTTTGATGAACGTAAGCATAGTTTTCCTCACTACCTGCATTAAATGAGAATCTTATCCAAGTTAAACATTTAGCAAGTATGTCAAAATGTTCATCTTTTAAGAGTGCCCCGTTTGTACTTAATGCGACATCTAGTCCCAGACTTTTTGCCAATTCAATTGCCTCAATTGTATCAACATGTAAAGTTGGTTCACCGTTACCTGCAAATACTAAAGATTTTACACCCATTTGAGCTAGTTCTTTTACAAGCTCAGGTATTTTCCCTTTTTTAAATTTACCTTCATGACCAAGATAATTGTAATGACAAAACAAACATTTGTGGTTACATATTCCTGTTGGAGATATCTCAACATATATTGGAGCTTGAAGCTTGCCTTCAAACATATCCGATATCTCTTTTGGATGGTAGTTTATTTTATGACCATCAAGTAGATTACTACTCATTTTTATCTCCTAGACATTCAAACCAGTCTTTTGTAGCATCTTTAATGCTATCTTCATCCCAAACAGGAGCTTCTCTCCATTGTTCAATGTTCTCAAGCATAGTTTTTACACCATCTTCAAAGCTTACTTTTGGTGTCCACCCAAGCATTCTTTTTATTTTGCTGATATCTGCAAATGTTGAATCAGGTTCACCGGGTCTTTTTGGAATGTATATTTTTTCTCCACCTAGTAGTTCTACTAAATAGTTTATACTATAAGTATTATCACTGCCTACGTTAAAAATTTCTCCGGTTATATTACTCTCGGCAGCTTTATAACAAGCATCTACAATATCTGTCACATATGTAAAGTCTCTAGTTTGTTCACCATCTCCTACAACGGTTAGTGGTTTATTATTTAAAAGTTGTGCTAAAAAAACTCCAAATACCGCACCATAAGTTCCGCTTGTTCGATGCCTTACTCCATAAACATTAAAAAATCTCATTGATACGACAGGCATGTCATATACCTGTCCCCAATGCATAACATATTGCTCACCAACAGTTTTTGTATGTGCATAAGGATATTCAGGTTTTATAGGACTTGTTTCGGGAGTAGGGTAGATATCAGGTATGCCGTAGCATGAACTTGAAGCTGCATATACAAATTTTTTTAGATTTTTAGATTTTTTAGCAGCTTGAAGTACCTGTATAGTTCCGTCAACATTTGCTTTGTGATATTTAACAGGATTATTTATAGATGGGACGATATCTGCAAGGGCGGCATAATGAAAAACATAATCAACATCTTCAAAGTATTGATCAAGTTCTATTTGGTAGTCTCCTATATCTGCTTGAATAAATTTTATTTTTCCCTTGTGCTGTTCAATGTTGTCAAGACGACCGTTGGCTAGATTGTCAATAACTGTTACGTCATGACCTTTAGAGACCAATAAGTCAACCATATGTGAGCCTATAAAACCTGCTCCTCCTGTAACTACTGCTTTCATTTTTTCGTCTTTTTATTAATTTGTTCAAAGATTATATTCATAAACTCATCATATGTAAAATGTTCTAACATCTCTTTGGACATATATTTTTTAGGTTTTATATTATTGTCTAAAATATAATTTAATTCATCTTGTGTTTTAAAATATAAACACTCATCATCCCAAGTATTTTCTTCATGCGTTAAATCTCTACAATCATATACTACAGGAATAGCCCCGCTATGGACAAGTTCCCCAAGTCTTTGAGTATTGATTGCTGAAGCTGATGCAGATAAAACGTATTTTGCACTATTGTAGATTCTATTTAAATCATCTTTTTCTGCTTTACCTTTAAATTTGTCTATGATGTTGTCATTTTTGCTTTGTTTCCAGTTAGATCCATATACTTCTACTTCTTTTGAAGTATTCTGAGATATCCAAGATACACAAGCAGTTCTTACATAAGCTTGTTGAACACGATTTATAAATGTTGGTTTATCAGAAACATCAACTTTTTTCTTTGCAAAAATTTCTATTAATGTTTCAGATGATAATGTATCTCCATTTTCAATAACTTCCATAATATCATTATGGATGTCTTTGTGCGTATCTATATAGTCAACATCTGCGTAATAGCTTCCTACAAAAATTATTTTATCCTCTTTTTTTATCGTTTCATCAAGATAAAATTGATTTGTATCAACAGGTATAATGTCATACTTAAAAATTTTATTTTTATCTACACCTTTCTTTAGTAAAAGGTCAGTGAAAATTTTATGATATGAAAATATATAGTCTCTATCTTTAAGGTTTATTGGTTGATTATTTGTTAGTAGAGGCATAGAGTCTTGGAACCATACAAAATAAAATAGGTCCTTACTAAATAAGAAACTATTGAAGTAATTTATGTTAATGATTGCGTGAGGATTAAATACAAGTAAATTTCTTTTACATTCTGGATCATACATCCCATAGCTCATGTCGAAAAATACTTCATAACCTCTTTTTATTAGTTCGTCAGCTATATTTTTAGAGACATATTGCATAACCTGTGTAGATGAGTTTGCAGGTATATAAAACCTTAGTTTTTCACTGAAGTCTAGTTTTGTATTTTGAAGTGCTATGAGATAGTTCTTATTAAACTCATGTCTAAGTCTTTTAGCTTGTTCTAATGCATTTTTAAAGTTTAACACAATATCTTCTTTAACGTCATTAGATAAGTTTAAACCATCTAAGTTTATTTGTCTAGGAAGTCTATAGACACCTTCTCCTAATGAATGTACAAAAGATTCAAACGGTAAATGAATGAGATTGACTAGATCCGTCTCCATTTTGTCGCCGGCATAATAACAAACTTGCAACATATGTGGTACCGGTCTATTCTGTTGAGAAGCAACCTTATGAGCTTCATTATAGTCAAGAAAATAAGTATCTATCATAACAATTAATCTTTATATTTATTTTTATTTAGTAGAATACAACATATTTACTTAATGGGTATTAAAATGGTTGAGTTCGCAAAAAGCTACGTTCAAGAGTTGGTACAACTTCTTCAAAAAATAGATTATACTGTATTAGAAAAAATTATATCGAAATTAGAATCTACAAATGGTAGAATCTATATAATCGGTAACGGTGGCAGTGCAGCAACTGCATCCCATATGGTTAATGATCTGGGAATAGGTCTCAAAAGAAGAGAGATAAAAAATTTTGACGTATACAGTTTAAGTGACAACACGCCTGTATGTAGTGCTATAGCAAATGACATAGGATATGAAAACGTATTTTATATGCAGTTAAAAGATAGAATAAAACAGGACGATCTTTTAATGGCAATCTCTTGTAGCGGAAATTCAGAAAATATTGTAAAAGCTGTAGAGTATGCTAAAGATGTGGGGACAGATGTTATAGGTATAACCGGATTTGATGGCGGCAGGGTAAAAGAGCTATGTGACATCAGTTTTCATGTTGAGAGCAAAAAAGGTGATTACGGCTTGGTTGAAGATGTCCATATGATACTGGACCATATAATCTACAGTTACTACATAGATAAAGATAAAAAATGAATATTTTAAAATTAATCGGAAGAGAAAAAGAGTTACTTGAAGACGATATATCATCAAAAGGTCAAGAGTTATTAGATATTGTTTCCTCTTCATCTTTTTTAGTACTTGGCGGTGCGGGTAGTATTGGTAGTGCAGTCGTAAAAGAGATATTCAAACGCTCTCCTAAAAAACTTCATGTAGTAGATATAAGTGAAAATAATCTTGTTGAACTTGTGCGTGACATTAGAAGTAGTTTTGGTTATATTGATGGTGATTTTAAAACTTTTGCACTCGATATAGGCAGTGTTGAATATGATGCTTTTATAGCAAAAGACGGCAAGTACGATTACGTTTTAAACCTCTCAGCACTAAAGCATGTAAGAAGTGAAGAAGATGAGTTTACCTTGATGCGTATGATAGATGTAAATATCTTTAACACAGACAAAACAATTGCTCAAGCTACATCAAAAAGGTCTAAAAAATATTTTTGTGTATCAACTGACAAAGCGGCAAATCCTGTTAATATGATGGGGGCTTCAAAAAGGATCATGGAGATGTTCTTGATGCGAAGAAGCAAGTACATTAAAATTTCAACTGCACGTTTTGCAAATGTGGCTTTTTCAGACGGATCACTACTGCACAGTTTTAATAAGCGTATTGAGAAAAAACAGCCCATTGTAGCCCCAAATGATATTAAAAGATATTTTGTAACTCCGAAAGAATCAGGTGAGTTATGTTTGATGAGTTGTATTTTCGGTCAAAACAGAGATATCTTTTTCCCGAAACTAAGTGAGAATTTACATCTTATAAGCTTTGCAGATATAGCTGTAAAGTATCTAAATGATCTTGGATACGAACCGTATGAGTGTAAAGATGAAGATGAGGCAAGAGAGCTCGTTAAAATACTGCCTGAACAGGGAAAATACCCGTGCCTGTTTACATCAAGTGATACAACAGGTGAGAAAGATTTTGAAGAGTTCTTTACAGAGAATGAGACACTTGATATGGATAGCTTTGAAAATCTGGGTGTAATTAAAAACAATCCTGATTACGACGATAACTTACTAAATTTGTTTTCACAAAGCATAAAAAACTTTAAAATAAACATGAGTTGGACTAAAGCAGATATTGTAGAGTTGTTTTTTAAGCTCATACCAAATTTTGAGTATGAGGACAAAGGTAAATATTTGGACGGAAAAATGTGATGAAAGAGATAGTAGATTTTATACAAAAAACCTTTGGAACCACTGAGTTTATTCCACTCCATGAACCTCGTTTTATTGGGAATGAAAAAAAATATCTAAATGAATGTATAGATTCTACTTTTGTATCATCTGTTGGAGCATTTGTTGATAGGTTTGAAGAGGAGTTTGCATCTTATGTCGGAGCCAGATATGCAATTGCTGCTGTAAACGGTACATCAGCACTACACCTGGCACTGGTCTTGGCTGATGTAAATAGAGATGATGAGGTAATAACACAGTCTCTTACATTTGTTGCTACTGCAAACGCTATCAGTTATACTGGTGCAAAACCTATTTTTGTAGATGTAGATATGGATACAATGGGTTTAAGTCCAGATGCACTGAAAAGTTTTTTAGATAATAACTGCGAAGTAGTTGACGGCAGATGTATAAATAAAACAACAAAAAGAGTTATTAAAGCATGTGTGCCAATGCACACGTTTGGACACCCTTGTAAGATAGATAAGATAGTTGAAATCTGTAAAAGCTGGGGAATAAAAGTGGTTGAGGACTCAGCTGAGAGTTTGGGTAGTTTTTATAAATATAAACATACGGGAACTTTCGGTACACTTGGTGTTTTTAGCTTTAATGGCAATAAGATCATAACAAGTGGTGGCGGCGGAGTTATAGTTACAGATGACGAATCTTTGGCAAAAAGAGCGAAACATTTAAGTACCACCGCAAAAATGCCTCATGCATATGAATTTGAGCATGATGAGATTGGATTTAATTACAGAATGCCAAATATTAATGCGGCACTTCTTTGTGCTCAACTTGAAAATATAGAGCAGTTTTTAGACTCTAAAAGATCTTTAGCATCTAAATATAGTGAATTTTTTGATGGTATTGATAATATAACATTTATAAAAGAACCAGAGGATGCTAAGTCGAACTATTGGTTAAATGCTATTATGCTAAATGATAAAACAGAACGTGACAGATGTTTAGAAGAGTTAAATTTACATGGCGTTATGGCAAGACCTATATGGAAGTTTATAAATGAACTTGAGATGTATAAAAACTTTCAAAGTGATGATTTGAAAAATACCAAGTATTTACAATCTAGAATTGTAAATATACCAAGTAGTGTAATATGAAAGAGATTATTTTAGTAGGTGGCGGTGGGCATTGCAAGGCTGTGATAGATATAATTGAGCAGAGTGAATCTTACATAATAGCCGGTATAGTTGATAAAGAAGAATTAGTTGGAACAGAAGTTCTTGGATATAAAGTAATCGGCTGTGATGATGATCTTGCTAAACTAAGAGAACAAATACCAAATGCCATAGTCACAGTTGGACATATAGAGTCGAATGAGTTAAGAAAAAAACTATATTCACAACTAAAAGAGTTGGACTTTACATTGCCTAGCATTGTCTCACCACGTGCGTACATTGCCAAGGGAGCATCTATAGACGAGGGTAGTGTAGTGATGCACGATGTAGTTATAAATTCAGGTGCATCGGTTGGAAAAAACTCTATTATAAATACAAAAGCTTTGGTTGAACATGAGTGTAAAGTCGAGGACAATACCCATATCTCAACTGGTGCTATAATTAACGGTAATGTGGTTGTTAAAGAGAATAGTTTTGTCGGAAGTGGTGTTATAGTAGTTCAAGGTGTAACAGTGGATGGGTTTATAAAAGCCGGGAGTGTTTTTAAATGAGTGTCTTTATAATAGCAGAAGCCGGAGTTAACCATAACGGCTCAGTAGAACTTGCTAAAAAGCTTGTAGATGTCGCAAGTATGGCAGGGGCTGATGCCGTAAAGTTTCAAACGTTTAAAACTGAAAATTTGGTTAGTAAAAATGCTCACAAAGCTGAGTATCAAAAACAGACAACCGACAAAGAAGAATCACAGTTTGAGATGATCAAAAAACTGGAACTTGATTTAGATGTTCACAAAGAATTAATAAACTACTGTAAAAATAAAAATATAATTTTTATGTCAACACCGTTTGACCTTGATAGTGTAGATATGCTAAATGATCTTGGTCTTGAAATATTTAAAATTCCAAGCGGTGAGATTACTAACCTTCCATATCTTAGAAAAATAGGAAAGCTTAATAAAAAGATAGTCCTATCAACAGGGATGGCAGATATGGACGAGATTGGTGATTCATTAAATGTTTTAATCTCATCTGGCACTAAAAAAGAAAATATCACTGTTTTACATGCAAATACAATGTACCCGACACCAATGGAAGATGTAAACCTAAATGCAATGCTTAGCATAAAAAAAGAGTATGCTGTAGAGATCGGTTATAGTGACCATACACTGGGAATCGAGGTAGACATCGCTGCTGTTGCTATGGGTGCGAAAGTTATAGAGAAACACTTTACACTTGACAATACTATGGAAGGTCCTGATCATAAGGCCAGCCTTGAACCGTATGAGCTTATTGCCATGGTTAGCGGAATAAGAAACATTGAAAAAGCCTTGGGTGATGGTGTAAAAAAACCAAGTAAAAGTGAGACTCCAAATATTGAAGTTGCAAGAAAATCTATAGTTGCTTCTTGTGATATAAAAAAAGGTGAGATTTTAGACGAAT
This genomic interval from Sulfurimonas sp. contains the following:
- the neuB gene encoding N-acetylneuraminate synthase, with translation MSVFIIAEAGVNHNGSVELAKKLVDVASMAGADAVKFQTFKTENLVSKNAHKAEYQKQTTDKEESQFEMIKKLELDLDVHKELINYCKNKNIIFMSTPFDLDSVDMLNDLGLEIFKIPSGEITNLPYLRKIGKLNKKIVLSTGMADMDEIGDSLNVLISSGTKKENITVLHANTMYPTPMEDVNLNAMLSIKKEYAVEIGYSDHTLGIEVDIAAVAMGAKVIEKHFTLDNTMEGPDHKASLEPYELIAMVSGIRNIEKALGDGVKKPSKSETPNIEVARKSIVASCDIKKGEILDESNLAIKRPGNGINPMKWDSVIGTVAQKDYQADELILEMV